In Nitrospira sp., one DNA window encodes the following:
- the trpD gene encoding anthranilate phosphoribosyltransferase: MIKDAIHKLAERADLTEPEAETVMGEIMDGSATPAQIAAYLMGLRMKGETVEEIAGSVLAMRARATRIRVRDMQLLDTCGTGGDGAHTFNISTTAAFVVAGAGLTVAKHGNRSVSSKSGSADVLAALGVAINLPSERVADCVNEVGIGFLFAPLYHSAMKQCAQPRQELGIRTLLNILGPLTNPAGARLQVVGVFDAKLTELLAKVLLHLGAQHCFVVHGMDGLDEITVTDRTRISEGKAGVVSSYAIDPSEFGLTRVRPKELVGGHAEENAAITRDIFRGRKGPKRDIVCLNAAPALVAGGKAKTLQDGFALAQHTIDSGAAMEKLDQLIDFTRKAS, encoded by the coding sequence ATGATCAAAGACGCCATTCACAAACTGGCCGAACGGGCCGACCTGACCGAGCCGGAGGCCGAGACGGTCATGGGGGAAATCATGGACGGGAGTGCGACCCCAGCCCAGATCGCCGCCTATTTGATGGGGCTGCGGATGAAGGGCGAGACCGTCGAAGAAATCGCCGGATCGGTGCTGGCGATGCGTGCCCGTGCGACCAGAATTCGGGTGAGAGATATGCAGCTGCTGGACACCTGCGGGACCGGAGGTGATGGCGCCCACACGTTCAACATTTCCACTACGGCGGCCTTTGTGGTGGCGGGAGCCGGGTTGACGGTGGCCAAACACGGCAACCGATCGGTGTCGTCGAAATCCGGCAGCGCGGATGTGTTGGCGGCGTTGGGTGTCGCGATCAATCTGCCGTCGGAGCGGGTTGCCGATTGCGTGAATGAAGTTGGGATCGGGTTTCTCTTTGCTCCGCTCTATCATAGCGCCATGAAACAGTGCGCCCAGCCGCGGCAGGAGTTGGGTATCCGTACCCTGCTCAATATTCTCGGTCCCCTCACCAATCCGGCCGGCGCACGGCTCCAAGTGGTTGGAGTCTTCGACGCGAAGCTGACGGAGTTGCTGGCGAAGGTGCTGCTGCATCTAGGGGCGCAGCATTGTTTTGTCGTGCATGGCATGGACGGACTGGATGAGATCACCGTCACCGACCGGACGAGAATTTCTGAAGGCAAAGCCGGAGTGGTGTCGAGCTATGCCATCGATCCCTCTGAATTCGGCCTCACGCGGGTCCGCCCGAAGGAGCTGGTGGGCGGCCACGCCGAGGAAAACGCGGCCATCACCCGCGATATTTTTCGGGGACGCAAAGGGCCGAAGCGAGACATCGTGTGCCTCAACGCCGCGCCCGCTCTCGTGGCCGGAGGGAAGGCCAAAACGTTGCAAGACGGGTTTGCCTTGGCCCAACA
- the pabA gene encoding aminodeoxychorismate/anthranilate synthase component II produces MLLMIDNYDSFTYNLVQYFGELGEEVVVYRNDKLSIPEIEVLKPARLVISPGPCTPNEAGISVEAIRHFGGKLPLLGVCLGHQSLAVAFGGEVIRAERLMHGKTSMVRHDGRTIFRDLPNPFEATRYHSLIVNRKNLPECFEISAETAEGEIMGMRHKTLGIEGVQFHPESILTTAGKELLRNFLKL; encoded by the coding sequence ATGTTGTTGATGATCGACAATTACGATTCCTTTACCTACAACCTCGTTCAATATTTTGGCGAGTTGGGGGAAGAGGTCGTTGTGTATCGGAATGATAAGCTCTCCATTCCGGAGATCGAGGTGCTGAAACCGGCTCGGTTGGTAATCTCTCCCGGCCCCTGTACACCGAACGAGGCCGGTATTTCGGTCGAAGCCATCCGGCATTTCGGCGGCAAGCTTCCGCTGCTGGGTGTCTGTCTCGGCCACCAGTCGCTGGCGGTCGCCTTTGGCGGTGAAGTGATCCGCGCTGAACGGCTGATGCATGGAAAGACCTCGATGGTGCGTCATGACGGGCGCACGATTTTTCGCGACTTGCCCAATCCGTTTGAAGCGACCCGCTATCACTCTCTCATCGTGAACCGGAAGAACCTGCCCGAGTGCTTCGAGATCAGCGCCGAGACCGCCGAGGGCGAAATCATGGGGATGCGGCACAAGACGCTGGGCATCGAAGGCGTGCAATTCCATCCGGAATCCATCCTCACCACCGCCGGCAAGGAGCTGTTGCGTAATTTCCTGAAGTTGTAG
- the trpE gene encoding anthranilate synthase component I has protein sequence MAKQHYSLTLDEFRTLAADGNLIPLYREILADYETPVSAFAKIDHGATAYLLESVAGGENWARYSFLGSGSSAVIHEEQGDLVLTRGKKRLRIQSRGNPLERLRELMEEYRPVTVPGLPRFVGGAVGYLSYDMVRTFEDLPSLRKDSLGLPDFAFLLTDTLLIFDNVSQKIKVVANAYLESTKERDIREAYRHATARIEKMIARLKRPARQPRVKRRRKPITFTSNMNKADFEKMVMATKEYIRAGDIVQAVLSQRWETQIHTTPFQLYRALRVINPSPYMYYLRVGGVELVGSSPETLVRCEDGQISLRPIAGTRRRGKTPEEDQELARNLLADEKERAEHVMLVDLGRNDVGRVAARGSVKVDSLMQVERYSHVMHIVSQVTGQLEKGKSVYDVTRACFPAGTVSGAPKIRAMEIIEELEPTRRGPYAGAVGYFGFSGNMDMCINIRTVVIKGRQAYIQAGAGIVADSVPEHEYEETCNKARAMMKAIELAEQGLE, from the coding sequence ATGGCGAAGCAGCACTATTCATTAACCTTGGATGAGTTTCGGACCCTGGCGGCTGACGGAAATCTCATTCCGTTGTACCGGGAGATTTTGGCGGACTATGAGACGCCGGTGTCGGCGTTCGCCAAGATCGACCATGGGGCGACCGCCTATCTGCTGGAGAGTGTTGCCGGGGGAGAAAATTGGGCTCGGTATTCCTTTTTGGGAAGCGGCTCGTCGGCGGTGATCCATGAGGAACAGGGCGACCTGGTCTTGACTCGAGGCAAGAAGCGTCTTCGTATTCAGAGCCGGGGCAATCCGCTGGAGCGGCTACGGGAATTGATGGAGGAGTACCGGCCGGTGACGGTGCCAGGCTTGCCGCGGTTTGTCGGCGGGGCTGTCGGGTATCTCAGCTATGACATGGTGCGCACCTTCGAAGACTTGCCGTCGCTCCGCAAAGACAGCCTAGGGCTGCCGGACTTTGCCTTCCTGCTGACGGACACCTTGCTGATTTTCGACAACGTCTCGCAGAAGATCAAAGTCGTCGCCAACGCCTATCTGGAATCCACGAAGGAGCGCGATATCCGCGAAGCGTACCGGCATGCAACGGCCCGGATCGAAAAGATGATTGCCCGCTTGAAGCGGCCGGCGCGGCAGCCACGTGTCAAGCGGCGCCGCAAGCCGATCACGTTCACGTCGAACATGAACAAGGCCGACTTCGAAAAGATGGTCATGGCGACCAAGGAATATATCCGCGCGGGCGACATCGTGCAGGCGGTGTTGTCTCAGCGCTGGGAAACGCAGATTCATACGACGCCGTTTCAACTGTACCGCGCTCTGCGCGTCATCAACCCCTCGCCATACATGTATTATTTGCGCGTCGGGGGCGTGGAACTGGTCGGCTCTTCACCGGAGACGCTGGTGCGTTGTGAAGACGGGCAGATCTCGCTGCGGCCAATTGCGGGGACCCGCCGTCGCGGGAAGACGCCGGAGGAGGACCAGGAACTCGCACGGAACCTGTTGGCGGATGAAAAAGAGCGGGCCGAACATGTGATGCTCGTGGATTTGGGACGCAACGACGTGGGACGGGTTGCCGCGCGTGGATCCGTCAAGGTCGATTCACTAATGCAGGTCGAACGCTATTCCCATGTCATGCACATCGTCTCCCAAGTGACGGGGCAGTTGGAGAAGGGCAAGTCGGTGTACGATGTCACGCGCGCCTGTTTTCCCGCCGGAACCGTCTCGGGCGCGCCGAAAATCCGAGCCATGGAAATCATCGAAGAGTTGGAGCCGACGCGGCGCGGACCCTATGCCGGTGCGGTGGGGTATTTCGGTTTCTCCGGTAACATGGACATGTGCATCAATATCCGGACCGTGGTGATCAAGGGGCGGCAGGCTTACATCCAAGCCGGCGCAGGCATCGTGGCCGACTCCGTTCCCGAACATGAGTATGAAGAAACGTGCAATAAGGCGCGCGCGATGATGAAAGCCATCGAACTCGCCGAGCAGGGGCTGGAGTAA
- a CDS encoding LysM peptidoglycan-binding domain-containing protein encodes MMTERDGYVKRAAVQSLGLLVLCSMGLSGCVMSEKYEAEKARSLNFQRLLAQEEKRSAELDNEVKRGRREMSEYEARNRELSAQVEAVRQQAAQIQEEAQAMKEASLLEKHAQEDMKRLTTIPSKAKKAAQAQKKDFAAAVDDALKGDVPADVSLDQAKDSTKDFLSRAEAALEPSSPAAAAEGATTHTVRAGDTLYRIGQKYHVGLEQLRKWNNMTNNTVVVGQKLVVSQP; translated from the coding sequence ATGATGACTGAGCGAGACGGATACGTGAAACGCGCGGCAGTACAATCCCTCGGGCTGCTGGTCCTGTGCAGTATGGGGTTGAGCGGCTGTGTGATGTCGGAAAAATACGAAGCGGAGAAGGCTCGCAGCCTGAACTTTCAGCGTCTCCTGGCGCAGGAAGAGAAGCGCAGTGCGGAGCTGGATAATGAGGTCAAGCGCGGCCGGCGCGAGATGAGTGAGTACGAGGCCCGCAATCGCGAACTCAGCGCCCAGGTGGAGGCGGTGCGGCAGCAGGCGGCCCAGATCCAGGAAGAGGCGCAGGCCATGAAAGAGGCGAGCCTGTTGGAGAAACACGCGCAAGAGGATATGAAGCGCCTGACGACCATCCCCTCCAAGGCCAAGAAAGCGGCGCAGGCGCAGAAGAAGGATTTTGCCGCCGCGGTCGACGACGCCTTGAAAGGCGACGTGCCCGCTGACGTGAGCCTCGACCAGGCCAAAGATTCCACGAAGGACTTTTTGAGTCGCGCGGAAGCGGCGCTGGAGCCGTCGAGTCCGGCTGCGGCCGCCGAGGGGGCTACCACCCACACGGTGCGCGCGGGCGACACTCTCTATCGCATCGGGCAGAAGTATCACGTCGGGCTGGAGCAGTTGCGGAAGTGGAACAACATGACCAATAACACGGTCGTCGTCGGACAGAAGTTAGTGGTCAGTCAGCCATAA
- a CDS encoding AAA family ATPase, giving the protein MASSPQPAAARTLSIEGISLHLAQPMTMAQEWIGNREILKQLLACWLVIDERDLPLSPRITGQPGIGKTTLAMAGAQERKQDLYVFQCTADTRPEDLLITPVLAESGTISYHASPLVTAVLTGSICVLDEGNRMNEKSWASLAPLLDHRRCVESIIAGLLIKAHPDFRCCVTMNEDASTYEVPDYILSRLQPTLGMGFPTREDELAILRYHLPFAPADMLALTVEFLQEAHQLSLEYSVRDGIHLLQYALKRCAQDPAHPLAADAAWRESLIKVLGEEALDLPTQSRKRKRALGDQALPRGLGDFFFESDDPLHPGR; this is encoded by the coding sequence ATGGCATCCAGCCCGCAACCGGCCGCCGCGCGCACCCTGTCCATCGAAGGCATCTCCCTGCACCTGGCGCAGCCGATGACGATGGCCCAGGAATGGATCGGCAACCGGGAGATTCTCAAGCAGTTGCTGGCCTGCTGGCTCGTGATTGATGAGCGCGATCTGCCGCTCTCGCCGCGCATTACCGGTCAACCGGGCATCGGCAAAACCACTCTGGCCATGGCAGGCGCGCAGGAGCGCAAGCAAGACCTCTACGTGTTTCAATGCACGGCGGACACCCGTCCCGAAGACCTGTTGATCACGCCAGTGCTGGCGGAATCCGGCACGATCAGTTATCACGCCTCGCCGCTGGTGACTGCGGTGCTGACCGGAAGCATCTGCGTCCTCGACGAGGGCAACCGGATGAATGAAAAAAGCTGGGCCTCTCTCGCTCCGCTGCTGGATCACCGGCGTTGCGTGGAATCGATCATCGCGGGCCTCCTCATCAAGGCACATCCCGACTTCCGCTGTTGTGTCACGATGAATGAAGACGCCTCGACCTATGAAGTGCCCGACTATATCCTGTCGCGGCTTCAACCGACGCTCGGCATGGGTTTTCCCACGCGCGAAGATGAACTGGCCATTCTACGTTATCATCTGCCCTTCGCACCGGCCGACATGCTGGCGCTCACGGTCGAGTTCCTGCAGGAGGCGCATCAACTCAGCCTCGAATATTCCGTACGCGACGGCATCCATCTCCTGCAATATGCCCTGAAGCGCTGCGCCCAGGACCCGGCCCACCCTTTAGCAGCCGATGCCGCCTGGCGGGAATCGCTCATCAAGGTCTTGGGCGAAGAAGCGCTTGATCTGCCGACTCAGTCGCGTAAACGCAAGCGTGCGCTGGGCGATCAGGCCTTGCCTCGCGGACTCGGTGATTTCTTTTTCGAAAGTGACGACCCCCTACACCCCGGCCGATAA
- the ligA gene encoding NAD-dependent DNA ligase LigA, whose product MPLSHVEQRLAALRQEIRHHDYLYYTKDRPEISDSEYDRLFRELVDLEAAHPELVTGDSPTQRVGAPPLAELAKVPHEKPMLSLDSITDQDDVRAFDSRMRRELETEHLVYTAEPKFDGLSVELVYDNGRFVRGATRGDGMIGEDVTVNLRTIRALPLQLHAEGDPPTHLVIRGEVYMRLDEFQALNRRMTERGEEAFANPRNAAAGSLRQLDSGITASRPLTLTCYDIMALSGQAPPTHWDELNTLSAWGLPVPDHRRRCRSIDEVLSFHQSTDAMRDSLPFEIDGVVVKLDRRDWQHQLGSKSRSPRWAIAYKFAPRKEITVIQDIAVSVGRTGTLTPLALLRPVEVGGVTISRATLHNADEVARKDVRVGDTVKVERAGDVIPAIAERVPIPGEERQAPFVMPDHCPVCGSAVAREGAYFYCTGQTVCVAQLKGAIEHFASKSALNIDGMGRKTVAQLVDAGMVRDLADLYSLTKDQLLTLDGFADRSATLLMESIERSKSVTLERVLMGLGIRQVGQHIARVLAKQFGTLPRLMAATQEEFLHVREIGPEISASLASFFSEARNRDVIDRLVALGLTITPPAAESGADSQALTGKSFVFTGGLAGYSRDQAKQLVEGRGGQVSSSVSKKTSYVVAGADPGSKLDQARKLGVPVLTESEFSALVTPV is encoded by the coding sequence ATGCCTCTATCCCACGTCGAACAGCGTCTTGCCGCGCTCCGTCAGGAGATCCGGCATCACGACTACCTGTATTACACGAAAGATCGCCCCGAGATTTCCGATTCCGAATACGACCGGCTGTTTCGCGAACTGGTCGATCTCGAAGCCGCCCATCCCGAGTTGGTCACGGGCGACTCACCGACACAGCGGGTCGGTGCGCCGCCGCTGGCGGAACTCGCGAAGGTGCCGCATGAGAAACCGATGTTGAGCCTCGACTCGATTACCGATCAGGACGATGTCCGCGCGTTCGACAGCCGCATGAGGCGTGAATTAGAAACCGAACACCTCGTGTATACCGCCGAGCCGAAGTTTGACGGCCTGTCGGTCGAACTGGTCTACGACAACGGACGGTTCGTGCGGGGCGCCACGCGAGGCGACGGCATGATCGGCGAGGACGTCACGGTGAACCTCCGCACCATCCGCGCCCTGCCGTTGCAGCTCCATGCCGAGGGAGATCCCCCGACGCACCTGGTGATACGGGGTGAGGTCTACATGCGGCTGGACGAATTTCAGGCGCTCAATCGTCGGATGACCGAGCGCGGGGAAGAGGCCTTTGCCAACCCTCGCAATGCGGCGGCCGGTTCGTTACGCCAGCTGGACAGTGGGATCACGGCCTCTCGCCCCTTGACGCTGACATGCTACGACATTATGGCGCTTTCCGGTCAGGCGCCGCCGACGCATTGGGATGAACTGAACACCCTCTCCGCCTGGGGCCTTCCCGTCCCGGACCACCGACGCCGGTGTCGATCGATCGATGAGGTGTTGTCGTTTCATCAGAGCACCGACGCCATGCGGGATTCACTGCCGTTTGAGATTGACGGCGTCGTGGTCAAACTCGACCGGCGCGATTGGCAGCACCAACTCGGCAGTAAGTCGCGCAGTCCCCGTTGGGCCATCGCGTACAAGTTCGCACCCCGAAAAGAAATCACGGTCATCCAGGATATCGCCGTCTCAGTGGGGCGAACGGGAACCTTGACGCCCTTGGCCCTGCTGAGGCCGGTCGAGGTCGGCGGCGTGACGATCAGCCGAGCGACACTCCACAATGCCGACGAGGTGGCACGGAAAGATGTGCGCGTCGGCGACACCGTCAAGGTGGAGCGGGCCGGCGATGTCATCCCAGCCATCGCCGAACGGGTGCCGATTCCCGGAGAAGAGCGGCAGGCCCCATTCGTCATGCCCGATCATTGTCCTGTCTGCGGATCGGCTGTGGCGCGCGAAGGCGCTTATTTTTACTGCACCGGGCAGACCGTCTGTGTGGCGCAACTAAAAGGCGCCATCGAACACTTTGCTTCGAAGAGCGCGCTGAATATCGACGGGATGGGCAGAAAAACCGTCGCACAGCTCGTGGACGCGGGCATGGTCCGCGATCTGGCCGATCTGTATAGCCTCACCAAAGACCAGCTGCTCACGCTCGACGGCTTCGCCGACCGGTCCGCCACGCTGCTGATGGAGTCGATTGAGCGGAGCAAGTCGGTCACACTTGAGCGGGTCTTAATGGGGCTCGGCATTCGCCAGGTAGGACAGCATATTGCCAGGGTGCTGGCGAAACAGTTCGGCACACTTCCGCGACTGATGGCGGCCACTCAGGAAGAGTTTCTGCATGTCCGCGAAATCGGACCGGAGATTTCTGCCAGCCTCGCCTCGTTTTTCAGTGAAGCCCGCAACCGGGACGTGATCGACCGGCTCGTCGCGCTGGGGCTCACGATCACGCCACCCGCGGCCGAGAGCGGTGCCGACAGCCAAGCGCTGACAGGAAAAAGTTTTGTCTTCACCGGCGGGTTAGCAGGCTACAGCCGGGATCAAGCCAAACAGCTCGTCGAAGGGCGGGGCGGCCAGGTCTCGTCGAGTGTGAGCAAGAAAACGTCGTACGTCGTGGCGGGTGCCGATCCGGGATCGAAACTGGATCAGGCGCGGAAGCTGGGAGTGCCGGTGCTGACAGAGTCGGAGTTCAGCGCTCTCGTGACGCCTGTGTGA